In Geoalkalibacter sp., the following are encoded in one genomic region:
- the flhB gene encoding flagellar biosynthesis protein FlhB gives MAADSGQEKTEQATSKRREDFRKKGQVAQSREVNTALLMTGAVILWFFYAPMFWRGLNEILSTIWGRSAELAVTTSTIPGLLGTLMVKIGLLLAPLLLLTLVLGFAASVMQIGWLFTTKPMELDFSKLNPITGMKKFVSKRMVVELVKSLIKVGLVGYVAYRTVAGEFENALYLVDMDLVETVRYLGKVSFLILLKTCGVLFVLAIFDYGFTRWEMEEKMKMTKQETKEEHKQTEGDPHLKAKIRAVQMQMARKRMMAEVPKADVVVTNPTHLSVALVYERGRMSAPRVVAKGADLVAMKIREIARENHVPLVENVPVARALYEVELGQEIPEDMFKAVAEILAYVYSLKGRSS, from the coding sequence ATGGCGGCGGACAGCGGTCAGGAAAAAACCGAACAGGCAACCAGTAAGCGGCGCGAGGACTTTCGCAAGAAGGGCCAGGTCGCGCAGAGCCGCGAGGTCAACACCGCCCTGCTCATGACCGGCGCGGTGATCCTGTGGTTCTTCTACGCGCCGATGTTCTGGCGCGGACTCAACGAAATCCTTTCCACCATCTGGGGCCGCTCGGCCGAACTGGCCGTCACCACGAGCACCATCCCCGGCCTGCTCGGCACGCTCATGGTCAAAATCGGCCTGCTGCTGGCGCCTCTGTTGCTTCTGACCCTGGTGCTGGGATTCGCGGCTTCGGTCATGCAGATCGGCTGGCTGTTCACCACCAAGCCCATGGAGCTTGACTTCAGCAAGCTCAACCCCATCACCGGCATGAAGAAGTTCGTCTCCAAGCGCATGGTGGTGGAGCTGGTCAAATCCCTCATCAAGGTCGGGCTGGTGGGCTATGTCGCCTATCGCACCGTGGCCGGCGAATTCGAGAACGCCCTCTACCTGGTGGACATGGATCTCGTCGAGACGGTGCGCTATCTGGGCAAGGTGAGTTTTCTCATTCTGCTCAAGACCTGCGGGGTGCTCTTTGTTCTCGCCATCTTCGACTACGGCTTCACCCGCTGGGAGATGGAAGAAAAAATGAAGATGACCAAGCAGGAGACCAAGGAAGAGCACAAGCAGACCGAGGGCGATCCGCACCTCAAGGCCAAGATCCGCGCGGTGCAGATGCAGATGGCGCGCAAGCGCATGATGGCCGAGGTGCCCAAGGCCGACGTGGTGGTCACCAACCCGACACACCTGTCGGTGGCCCTGGTCTACGAGCGCGGCCGGATGAGCGCGCCGCGCGTGGTGGCCAAGGGGGCGGATCTCGTGGCCATGAAGATTCGTGAAATCGCCCGGGAAAATCACGTGCCCCTGGTGGAGAACGTGCCGGTGGCACGGGCTTTGTATGAGGTGGAACTGGGTCAGGAAATCCCCGAGGATATGTTCAAGGCGGTGGCCGAGATCCTCGCCTACGTTTACAGCCTTAAAGGACGCTCGTCGTGA
- the fliR gene encoding flagellar biosynthetic protein FliR produces the protein MDLLLPSVAHFQSFLVCFARVGTLMAVLPVFGGGQVPARVRIGLAVMMALVVYPLAQPYIPRISFEVVSLALLVLSEALIGLMFGFIAQMVFSAVELGGTAISYKMGFAAANVFDPQTQRQVSVIPQFQNILAILIFLSLDMHHVFLRVLAESYALLAPGQAGLSQGALGYVVSLSSHIFVLGLKLAAPVLAVLILSSVVLGVMARVFPQLNVFFLSFPLNIGISLIVIGLTLNLVAAILVREFNGLGEHFLAVLRLL, from the coding sequence GTGGACCTGCTGCTGCCTTCCGTCGCGCACTTCCAGAGCTTTCTGGTGTGCTTCGCCCGGGTCGGCACCCTGATGGCGGTGCTGCCCGTGTTCGGCGGCGGCCAGGTGCCGGCGCGGGTGCGCATTGGTCTGGCGGTGATGATGGCGCTGGTGGTCTATCCCCTGGCGCAGCCCTACATTCCGCGGATTTCCTTTGAGGTGGTGAGCCTTGCCTTGCTGGTGCTGAGCGAGGCGCTCATCGGGCTGATGTTCGGCTTCATCGCCCAGATGGTGTTCAGCGCGGTGGAACTCGGCGGCACCGCCATCAGCTATAAGATGGGCTTTGCCGCGGCCAACGTCTTCGATCCCCAGACCCAGCGACAGGTCTCGGTCATTCCGCAGTTCCAGAACATCCTGGCCATCCTCATTTTTCTCTCCCTCGACATGCATCATGTGTTTCTGCGCGTGCTCGCCGAGTCCTACGCGCTGCTCGCGCCGGGGCAGGCGGGGCTCTCCCAGGGGGCGCTCGGCTATGTGGTCTCGCTGTCGAGCCACATTTTCGTGCTCGGCCTCAAGCTGGCGGCGCCGGTTCTGGCGGTGCTGATTCTCTCGAGCGTGGTGCTGGGCGTCATGGCGCGGGTGTTTCCCCAGCTCAACGTGTTTTTCCTCTCCTTTCCCCTCAACATCGGCATCTCGCTGATCGTCATCGGCCTGACCCTGAACCTGGTGGCGGCCATCCTGGTGCGTGAATTCAACGGCCTGGGCGAGCATTTTCTCGCCGTGCTGCGGCTGCTGTGA
- the fliQ gene encoding flagellar biosynthesis protein FliQ, whose protein sequence is MTPEFVVDIGRQAVETVLMVAAPLLIVALVTGLTISIFQAATQINEQTMTFIPKIVAVLVTLLIMAPWMIRVMLAFTARIYENIALVGG, encoded by the coding sequence ATGACTCCCGAATTCGTCGTGGATATCGGCCGTCAGGCCGTGGAGACGGTGCTCATGGTCGCCGCGCCGCTGCTCATCGTCGCCCTGGTGACGGGCCTGACCATCAGCATCTTTCAGGCCGCCACCCAGATCAACGAGCAGACCATGACCTTCATCCCCAAGATCGTGGCGGTGCTGGTGACGCTGCTGATCATGGCGCCCTGGATGATTCGGGTGATGCTCGCCTTCACCGCGCGCATCTATGAGAACATCGCCCTGGTGGGCGGCTGA
- the fliP gene encoding flagellar type III secretion system pore protein FliP (The bacterial flagellar biogenesis protein FliP forms a type III secretion system (T3SS)-type pore required for flagellar assembly.), which translates to MRTPLFAIAALLLLPLTAGAQGMPSISLGITEASGPREVATALQVLFVFTILSVAPAILLMTTSFTRIVIVLGFVRNAMGTQQAPPNQVVIGLALFLTFFVMAPVFSEVNETAVQPYLNQEIAFNQALDRGVLPLREFMLSQTSEKDLALMIEISKSPAPETREDLSLVTLIPAFMLSELKRAFQIGFLIYIPFLVIDMVIASVLMGMGMMMLPPIIISLPFKLLLFVLVDGWELVIASLVRSFG; encoded by the coding sequence ATGAGGACACCGCTTTTTGCCATCGCGGCCCTGCTCCTGCTGCCCCTGACGGCGGGCGCCCAGGGCATGCCGAGCATCAGCCTCGGCATCACCGAGGCGAGCGGTCCGCGGGAAGTCGCCACCGCCCTGCAGGTGCTCTTCGTCTTCACCATCCTGTCGGTGGCGCCGGCGATTCTGCTCATGACCACCAGCTTCACGCGCATCGTCATCGTGCTGGGCTTCGTGCGCAATGCCATGGGCACCCAGCAGGCGCCGCCCAACCAGGTGGTGATCGGCCTGGCGCTGTTTCTGACTTTTTTCGTCATGGCGCCGGTGTTCAGCGAGGTGAACGAAACGGCCGTGCAGCCCTACCTCAACCAGGAAATCGCCTTCAACCAGGCCCTGGATCGCGGCGTGCTGCCCCTGCGCGAGTTCATGCTCAGCCAGACCAGCGAAAAAGATCTCGCCCTGATGATCGAGATCTCCAAAAGCCCGGCCCCCGAAACGCGCGAGGATCTGTCCCTGGTGACCCTGATTCCGGCCTTCATGCTCTCCGAGCTCAAGCGCGCCTTTCAGATCGGCTTTCTCATCTATATTCCCTTTCTCGTCATCGACATGGTCATCGCCTCGGTGCTCATGGGCATGGGCATGATGATGCTGCCGCCGATCATCATTTCCCTGCCCTTCAAGCTGCTGCTGTTCGTGCTGGTGGACGGCTGGGAACTGGTGATCGCGTCCCTGGTGAGAAGCTTCGGCTGA
- the fliO gene encoding flagellar biosynthetic protein FliO: MRVLFTLLLLAAPLNAWAQGAAASPAATLFKALAGLVLVLGLVLLLYAVSRRGLALMPGQKNGRIKILESRGLGPKKALYLVEIGGQELLLGVGAERIELLTRLEGGQSQAFDRTLRSELEIRP, encoded by the coding sequence ATGAGAGTCCTGTTCACGCTCCTTCTGCTGGCGGCGCCGCTGAACGCCTGGGCGCAGGGCGCGGCCGCCAGTCCCGCGGCCACCCTGTTCAAGGCCCTGGCCGGCCTGGTCCTGGTGCTGGGTCTGGTGCTGCTGCTCTACGCCGTCTCGCGGCGCGGGCTGGCGCTCATGCCGGGGCAGAAGAACGGGCGCATCAAGATCCTCGAATCCCGGGGCCTGGGGCCCAAGAAAGCTCTGTATCTGGTCGAGATCGGCGGGCAGGAGCTGCTGCTGGGGGTGGGCGCGGAGCGCATCGAATTGTTGACGCGCCTGGAAGGGGGGCAAAGTCAGGCTTTTGACCGGACCCTGCGCTCGGAACTGGAGATCCGGCCATGA
- the fliN gene encoding flagellar motor switch protein FliN, with the protein MDNKNGNGKGAATAAEAGELRNLDFLLDVPLQVTVEVGRTRILIKDLLQMREGTIVELDKLAGETLDVYVNQRLIARGEAVLVNDKFGLRLTDVVSPAERLEKLG; encoded by the coding sequence ATGGACAACAAGAACGGCAACGGCAAGGGCGCGGCGACAGCCGCCGAGGCGGGGGAGCTGCGCAACCTCGATTTTCTTCTCGATGTGCCCCTGCAGGTGACGGTGGAAGTCGGGCGCACCCGTATTCTCATCAAGGATCTGCTGCAGATGCGTGAAGGCACCATCGTCGAACTCGACAAGCTGGCGGGCGAGACCCTCGATGTCTATGTCAATCAGCGTCTCATCGCGCGCGGCGAGGCGGTGCTGGTCAACGACAAGTTCGGCCTGCGGCTCACCGATGTGGTCAGCCCCGCCGAGCGCCTGGAGAAATTGGGCTAA
- the fliM gene encoding flagellar motor switch protein FliM → MERILTKEEIAELLSAVQEGEIELEALGDDELVAPERAGEATRLDLLRLQDSGRWRFQNIDIILDAFARNYGISLTNRLQSSVTVKRNDIETREFETFLNDLPKNGLIGIVRLDPLKNGGLLIFDDQLSYSLLELMLGGTSRGKFTIFQRPMTAIEINVIKGIIAAACPDLKKAFAPLETLESALVKVENNPRLVTIVPPDAAMLITRFTVTVDNLQGRLTLAIPHASLDPLREKLKEGVLGGAGRRETLWTRRLQEEVSNTEVTLAATLGKVSLRVRDILNFQVGDIIDLGCEPSAPLHLLVEERAKFQALPGVKNGKKAVRITGVA, encoded by the coding sequence TTGGAACGGATCCTGACCAAAGAAGAAATCGCCGAGTTGCTCTCCGCCGTGCAGGAGGGCGAGATTGAGCTCGAAGCCCTGGGCGACGACGAACTCGTCGCGCCGGAGCGCGCCGGCGAGGCCACCCGCCTGGATCTGCTGCGCCTGCAGGATTCGGGGCGCTGGCGCTTTCAGAACATCGACATCATTCTCGATGCCTTCGCCCGCAATTACGGCATATCCCTGACCAATCGCCTGCAATCCTCGGTGACGGTCAAGCGCAACGACATCGAAACCAGGGAATTCGAGACCTTTCTCAACGATTTGCCGAAAAACGGGCTGATCGGCATCGTGCGTCTCGACCCGCTGAAAAACGGCGGGCTGCTGATCTTCGACGACCAGCTGTCCTATTCCCTGCTGGAATTGATGCTCGGCGGGACGTCGCGCGGCAAGTTCACCATTTTTCAGCGGCCCATGACGGCCATCGAAATCAACGTCATCAAGGGGATCATCGCCGCGGCCTGCCCCGATCTGAAAAAGGCCTTCGCGCCCCTGGAAACCCTGGAATCGGCCCTGGTCAAGGTCGAGAACAACCCGCGGCTGGTGACCATCGTGCCGCCCGACGCCGCCATGCTCATCACCCGCTTCACGGTGACGGTGGACAATCTGCAGGGCCGGCTCACCCTGGCCATCCCCCACGCCTCCCTCGACCCTCTGCGTGAAAAGCTCAAGGAGGGAGTTCTGGGCGGCGCGGGGCGGCGCGAAACGCTCTGGACGCGCCGTTTGCAGGAGGAGGTGAGCAACACGGAGGTGACCCTCGCCGCGACCCTCGGCAAGGTCAGCCTGCGGGTGCGCGACATTCTCAATTTTCAGGTCGGCGACATCATCGATCTGGGCTGCGAGCCCAGCGCGCCGCTGCATCTTCTGGTCGAGGAGCGCGCCAAGTTCCAGGCCCTGCCCGGGGTGAAAAACGGCAAGAAGGCCGTGCGCATCACCGGAGTTGCTTAA
- a CDS encoding flagellar basal body-associated FliL family protein — translation MAEKKKDEQEGGKKGLGKLPLIIAAVVLLAAGVGAAAYFLGAKGAPGAASAETARATSAAGDALGPMVDVEPFIVNILDNDGTRYLKAALTLEAETPAGRQEIIERMPQLRDAILLVASNKTFDELRDLQGKLQLRAELLGRVNEIMKRDRIRRIYFTEFVVQ, via the coding sequence ATGGCGGAAAAAAAGAAAGACGAGCAGGAAGGCGGCAAGAAGGGTCTCGGCAAGCTGCCGCTGATCATCGCGGCGGTGGTGCTGCTGGCCGCAGGCGTGGGTGCCGCGGCCTATTTCCTGGGCGCCAAGGGCGCGCCGGGCGCGGCGAGCGCCGAGACGGCGCGCGCCACCAGCGCGGCGGGCGATGCTCTTGGGCCGATGGTCGATGTCGAGCCCTTCATCGTCAACATCCTCGACAACGACGGCACCCGCTATCTCAAGGCGGCCCTGACCCTGGAGGCGGAAACGCCGGCCGGACGCCAGGAGATCATCGAGCGCATGCCGCAGTTGCGCGACGCCATTCTGCTGGTGGCGAGCAACAAGACCTTCGATGAGCTGCGCGACCTGCAGGGCAAGCTGCAACTGCGCGCCGAACTGCTCGGGCGGGTCAACGAGATCATGAAGCGCGACCGCATCCGCCGCATCTATTTCACCGAATTCGTCGTCCAGTAG
- a CDS encoding OmpA/MotB family protein, translating into MAEGNGGPKKKAKKSAPGAPLWMVTYSDMVTLLLTFFVLLLSMAQLDQMKFKEVVGSLKGAFGVLSSSNLTTIDRPRIVEFLPIEDDYTSRLYKRLIVQLQRLKLDRDITLVQDRGAVVLRVNDAVLFEGGQTEVRPEAYPVLRKVAEMVKPLPFNLRIEGHTDDIPVARPGVTNWDVSVMRAVSVLKFFGNEKLLPLERLSAVGYGEQRPLAPNTSPENRAINRRVEFVLESTSSSREELPYLIDARDQMPF; encoded by the coding sequence ATGGCCGAGGGCAACGGCGGACCCAAGAAAAAAGCCAAGAAGAGCGCCCCCGGCGCGCCTTTGTGGATGGTGACCTACAGCGACATGGTGACGCTGCTGCTGACGTTCTTTGTCCTGCTGCTGTCCATGGCGCAGCTCGACCAGATGAAGTTCAAGGAAGTGGTCGGCTCCCTCAAGGGCGCCTTCGGCGTGCTGAGCAGTTCCAACCTGACCACCATCGACCGGCCGCGCATCGTCGAATTTTTGCCCATCGAGGACGACTACACCTCGCGGCTCTACAAGCGGCTCATCGTGCAGTTGCAGCGCCTCAAGCTCGATCGCGACATCACCCTGGTGCAGGATCGCGGCGCGGTGGTGCTGCGCGTCAACGACGCGGTGCTCTTCGAGGGCGGCCAGACCGAGGTGCGCCCCGAGGCCTATCCGGTGCTGCGCAAGGTAGCCGAGATGGTCAAGCCGCTGCCCTTCAACCTGCGCATCGAGGGGCATACCGACGACATTCCCGTGGCCCGTCCGGGCGTGACCAACTGGGACGTGTCGGTGATGCGCGCGGTGTCGGTACTCAAGTTCTTCGGCAATGAGAAACTTTTGCCCCTGGAGCGGCTCTCGGCGGTGGGCTACGGCGAACAGCGCCCCCTGGCACCCAACACCTCGCCGGAAAACCGCGCCATCAACCGCCGCGTCGAGTTCGTACTGGAAAGCACCAGTTCCTCGCGCGAGGAGCTGCCCTATCTCATCGACGCGCGCGATCAGATGCCGTTTTGA
- a CDS encoding motility protein A, translating to MDLSTILGIAAAFGLMIMAIMAGSGITIFVDFPSLTVVVGGTLGATLVHYPFREVMRAFAVLKKAFFHSEESPTETIEALIRYSNKARKEGILSLQSVVAEIRDPFFVKGVQMAVDGQEPEAMKEMLDREIEYIVERHNEGADIFVAMGAYAPAMGMIGTLIGLVQMLQTMEDPSTIGPAMAMALLTTFYGAVMANILFIPMAGKLKNRSQSEVLKKTLISEGMKSILAGENPRIMEQKLHAFVAPKFRESFFNKKKG from the coding sequence ATGGATCTCTCCACCATCCTCGGCATCGCCGCCGCCTTCGGCCTGATGATCATGGCCATCATGGCCGGCAGCGGCATCACCATCTTTGTCGACTTCCCGTCCCTGACCGTCGTGGTCGGCGGAACCCTGGGGGCGACCCTGGTGCATTACCCCTTCCGCGAGGTGATGCGCGCCTTCGCGGTGCTCAAGAAGGCGTTTTTTCACAGCGAGGAAAGCCCCACCGAGACCATCGAAGCGCTGATCCGCTACTCCAACAAGGCGCGCAAGGAGGGCATCCTCTCCCTGCAGTCGGTGGTGGCCGAGATCCGCGATCCCTTCTTCGTCAAGGGCGTGCAGATGGCCGTGGACGGCCAGGAGCCCGAGGCCATGAAGGAAATGCTCGACCGCGAAATCGAATACATCGTCGAGCGCCACAACGAGGGCGCCGATATTTTCGTCGCCATGGGCGCCTACGCTCCGGCCATGGGCATGATCGGTACCCTCATCGGCCTAGTGCAGATGCTCCAGACCATGGAAGATCCCTCGACCATCGGTCCGGCCATGGCCATGGCGCTTCTCACCACCTTCTACGGGGCGGTCATGGCCAACATCCTCTTCATTCCCATGGCGGGCAAGCTCAAGAACCGCTCCCAGTCCGAGGTGCTGAAAAAGACCCTGATCTCCGAGGGCATGAAGTCGATCCTGGCCGGCGAGAACCCGCGCATCATGGAACAGAAGCTCCATGCCTTCGTCGCGCCCAAGTTCCGCGAGAGCTTCTTCAACAAGAAAAAAGGCTAG
- a CDS encoding flagellar hook protein FlgE: MGISSALYTGVSGLNTNGNAMSVLGNNIANTNTIGFKASRTIFSDLLSATISGSGGVSQVGRGTQLSVVDNIFSQGTFENTESNTDLAIEGEGFFIVKPVGTQQTFYTRAGAFRFNEQGYLVNPEGLRVQGKGFEADGTLSVGDPTDIKVDIGTLIPARSTTTIGLTTNLDSNAAVVAGGFNPANAIGTSSYATSTRVFDSLGNTHLLTTYFTKTNANEWQWNTVVDGGEIIGGTPGVLDIVGTGTLQFDVNGNLIAGQNGATNPGALAWNNGSAVQNVSLTFNTTQFSSDSIVISQSQDGYGAGSLVRISIDGDGIVTANYSNGERIRISQIALAKFPNTGGLLKEGSNLYAASDASGDPRIGVPSSELGKIFTNALEQSNVDLAQEFVKMITTQRGFQANSRIITTTDELLGELINLKR; encoded by the coding sequence ATGGGTATTTCCAGCGCACTCTACACCGGCGTTTCCGGCCTCAACACCAACGGCAACGCCATGAGCGTCCTCGGCAACAACATCGCCAACACCAACACCATCGGCTTCAAGGCGAGCCGCACCATCTTCTCCGACCTGCTCTCGGCCACCATCTCCGGCTCGGGCGGCGTCAGCCAGGTGGGTCGCGGCACCCAGCTTTCCGTGGTGGACAACATCTTCAGCCAGGGCACCTTCGAGAACACCGAATCCAACACCGATCTCGCCATCGAGGGCGAGGGCTTCTTCATCGTCAAGCCCGTCGGCACCCAGCAGACCTTCTATACCCGCGCCGGGGCTTTTCGCTTCAACGAGCAGGGCTATCTGGTCAATCCCGAGGGACTGCGCGTGCAGGGCAAGGGCTTCGAGGCCGACGGCACCCTGTCCGTGGGCGATCCCACCGACATCAAGGTCGATATCGGCACCCTGATTCCGGCACGCTCGACGACCACCATCGGTCTGACCACCAATCTCGACTCCAACGCCGCGGTGGTCGCCGGGGGGTTCAATCCCGCCAATGCCATTGGGACCTCAAGCTATGCGACCTCGACTCGGGTCTTTGACTCCCTGGGCAACACGCATTTGCTGACGACCTATTTCACCAAGACCAATGCCAATGAGTGGCAGTGGAACACGGTGGTCGACGGCGGTGAAATCATCGGCGGCACCCCGGGAGTCCTCGACATCGTCGGCACCGGCACCCTGCAGTTCGACGTCAACGGCAACCTGATCGCCGGCCAGAACGGCGCCACCAACCCCGGCGCCCTGGCCTGGAACAACGGCTCGGCCGTGCAGAACGTCAGCCTGACCTTCAACACCACCCAGTTCAGTAGCGACTCCATCGTGATTTCCCAAAGTCAGGACGGCTACGGCGCGGGGTCCCTGGTACGTATCTCCATCGACGGCGACGGCATCGTCACCGCCAACTACTCCAACGGCGAGCGCATCCGGATCAGCCAGATCGCCCTGGCCAAGTTTCCCAACACCGGCGGTCTGCTCAAGGAGGGCAGCAACCTCTACGCGGCTTCCGATGCCTCGGGCGATCCGCGCATCGGCGTGCCGAGCTCCGAGCTGGGCAAGATCTTCACCAACGCCCTGGAGCAGTCCAACGTCGATCTGGCCCAGGAATTCGTCAAGATGATCACCACCCAGCGCGGCTTTCAGGCCAACTCGCGCATCATCACCACCACCGACGAACTGCTCGGCGAGCTGATCAACCTCAAGCGTTAA
- a CDS encoding TIGR02530 family flagellar biosynthesis protein: MSDKFTIYSPPVYPVTPPPPVGRQPVKSGGPSFDEVLHGQLRGKQELQFSRHALARMESRGIQFGPAELGRIESAVQSVQAKGGRDSLVLLDGNALVVSVKNATVVTVVDQDSLKGNIFTNIDSAVIA, encoded by the coding sequence ATGAGCGACAAGTTCACCATCTACAGTCCGCCGGTTTATCCGGTCACGCCCCCGCCCCCCGTCGGTCGTCAACCGGTCAAATCCGGCGGCCCCAGCTTCGACGAGGTGCTGCACGGACAACTGCGGGGCAAGCAGGAGCTGCAATTTTCCCGGCACGCCCTGGCGCGCATGGAAAGCCGCGGCATCCAGTTCGGCCCGGCCGAACTGGGGCGCATCGAGAGCGCGGTGCAGTCGGTGCAGGCCAAGGGCGGACGTGACTCCCTGGTGCTGCTCGACGGCAACGCCCTGGTGGTCAGCGTCAAAAACGCCACCGTCGTCACCGTCGTCGACCAGGACAGTCTCAAGGGCAACATCTTCACCAACATCGACAGCGCGGTCATCGCGTAA
- a CDS encoding flagellar hook assembly protein FlgD: MSVISATSAAGGGALTKNLGNGAVMGKDDFLRLLVTQLQNQDPLNPQDPTEFTAQLAQFSSLEQLFAVNDNLGRMAQGSLEMERLSALSMIGTEAVSASGGFSFKGHPVNLGFQLDIPAHEVSLHVLDATGRNLANIPVGAAAAGEHFVGWDGTGLNGDKLPPGDYQVVARALNASEESIPAKALVKTRITGVDMIGGVNWLVSDSGNFRLRDIQSVRGL, translated from the coding sequence ATGTCCGTCATATCCGCGACCAGCGCCGCCGGCGGCGGCGCCCTGACAAAAAACCTCGGCAACGGGGCGGTGATGGGCAAGGACGATTTCCTGCGTCTGCTCGTGACCCAGTTGCAGAACCAGGATCCCCTCAATCCCCAGGATCCCACGGAATTCACCGCCCAACTGGCGCAGTTCAGCTCCCTGGAGCAGCTCTTCGCCGTCAACGACAACCTCGGCCGCATGGCCCAAGGCTCCCTGGAGATGGAGCGCCTGTCCGCCCTCTCCATGATCGGCACCGAAGCGGTCTCCGCCTCAGGCGGATTTTCCTTCAAGGGACATCCCGTCAACCTCGGCTTTCAGCTCGACATTCCCGCCCACGAGGTGAGTCTGCACGTGCTCGACGCCACCGGCCGCAACCTGGCCAACATCCCGGTGGGCGCCGCGGCCGCGGGCGAACATTTCGTCGGCTGGGACGGCACCGGCCTCAACGGCGACAAACTGCCTCCGGGCGATTATCAGGTGGTGGCGCGCGCCCTCAACGCCAGTGAGGAGAGCATCCCGGCCAAGGCCCTGGTCAAAACCCGGATCACCGGCGTCGATATGATCGGCGGCGTCAACTGGCTGGTGTCCGACAGCGGCAACTTCCGCCTGCGCGACATCCAGAGCGTGCGGGGGCTCTGA
- a CDS encoding flagellar hook-length control protein FliK — translation MQTLMIDMTQLLPGLSAGPGAGKAAATDFSQLLQLFAAAQVPTEPPLALKADQDGAQPGAEHEALAALMTLLETQSAGQASAFMALLEQSVAPTAQGGASVEEKLSSPLPQPVMVPQPLVAQQPVVAQQPVMVPQPLPAQQPVVGAIPAAAADLSLAHEESLDSGLVKPQRLDPQPAAAAPLASLTAQEPEGSKPGEATEAQAKVEASLRHIPAALPAVSPTDVRFAALIQPRAQQVETGRHSEGARFEALSAPGEGQAGEATRVQGAASGQGQSDLASFQNRGGAADAAPLPSNSGAEPSQAFTLETARPAASAGEPQAAPGLRLANGTLLPDNQLLNQVVERFNLRGQGEGSRMTLRLHPEELGELRMELLMEKGVLKAHIHAQNPQVQEVLERNLFRLRDALESQGLKLDSCEVSLDNRQQGEGREWFGERRQQQAEAPPQRHAAARISRAEEAAVPRAGLTGSGGINLRI, via the coding sequence ATGCAAACACTCATGATCGACATGACTCAGCTGCTGCCCGGCCTGTCCGCCGGACCCGGCGCGGGGAAGGCCGCCGCGACGGACTTTTCCCAACTGCTGCAGCTGTTCGCCGCCGCTCAGGTGCCGACCGAGCCGCCCCTTGCGCTCAAGGCGGACCAGGACGGCGCACAACCGGGCGCGGAGCACGAGGCGCTCGCCGCTCTGATGACCCTGCTCGAAACCCAGAGCGCGGGCCAGGCATCGGCGTTCATGGCGCTTCTGGAACAGAGCGTCGCGCCGACCGCGCAAGGCGGGGCATCGGTTGAGGAAAAACTCTCGTCGCCGCTGCCGCAGCCCGTGATGGTTCCGCAGCCTTTGGTGGCTCAGCAACCCGTGGTGGCTCAGCAGCCCGTGATGGTTCCGCAGCCTTTGCCGGCTCAGCAACCCGTGGTGGGCGCAATCCCCGCTGCCGCTGCGGATCTTTCCTTGGCGCACGAGGAAAGCCTCGACTCAGGGCTGGTCAAGCCGCAGCGACTCGACCCGCAACCAGCCGCTGCCGCGCCGCTTGCGTCCTTGACCGCTCAGGAGCCGGAAGGGTCGAAACCAGGGGAAGCCACGGAGGCGCAAGCCAAGGTGGAGGCGTCTTTGCGGCATATTCCCGCCGCGCTCCCCGCCGTTTCGCCCACGGATGTGCGTTTCGCCGCGCTCATCCAGCCCCGGGCGCAGCAGGTCGAGACGGGACGGCACAGCGAAGGGGCGCGGTTTGAGGCGCTCAGCGCTCCGGGCGAGGGCCAGGCCGGCGAAGCGACGCGCGTGCAAGGCGCGGCATCGGGTCAGGGACAATCGGATCTGGCTTCCTTCCAGAACCGGGGCGGCGCCGCCGACGCTGCACCGCTGCCGTCCAACTCCGGCGCGGAACCCTCCCAGGCCTTCACCCTGGAGACCGCCCGTCCCGCGGCGTCCGCCGGCGAACCCCAGGCCGCTCCCGGCTTGCGACTCGCCAACGGCACCCTGCTGCCCGACAACCAGTTGCTCAACCAGGTGGTCGAGCGCTTCAACCTCCGCGGCCAGGGCGAAGGCAGCCGCATGACCCTGCGCCTGCATCCCGAGGAACTGGGCGAGCTGCGCATGGAACTGCTCATGGAGAAGGGCGTGCTCAAGGCGCATATCCACGCGCAGAACCCGCAGGTGCAGGAGGTGCTGGAACGCAATCTGTTCCGTTTGCGCGACGCCCTGGAAAGCCAGGGGCTCAAACTCGACAGCTGCGAGGTCAGCCTCGACAACCGCCAGCAGGGCGAGGGGCGCGAATGGTTCGGCGAGCGCCGGCAGCAACAGGCCGAAGCCCCGCCGCAACGCCATGCCGCCGCGCGCATCAGCCGGGCGGAAGAAGCGGCAGTCCCCAGGGCGGGGCTGACCGGTAGCGGCGGCATCAATCTGCGCATCTAA